Within the Glycine soja cultivar W05 chromosome 3, ASM419377v2, whole genome shotgun sequence genome, the region AGATTCATTGGAAAATTCTTGGTTGCTCCACACCACGACATTGGAAGAGATTGATTGGATTCTCCTTGGTTGTGAGTAAGCTAATCTACTATTGACACTTTAATTGTTTTAAGGAGAagcaattaaatttcaaaataaacttttttggtgattttggttgatgtgAGTATTTGAAAATGaagtataatatttattttcctttgttgGACTTAATCCTTAATGGTGTGATGATGTATTTTTAATAGTTTGAccatgtattttaattctgattgaTTTCCATTTGCTACTATGAAGAGATAAAGTAGCCTATGAGTTTGATActcatatattttttgttctctaCAACGAAGAAATAATGTAGCTTATGGATTGAACACTCATAGTATGCATATTATTCATTTGCTACAACAAAGAAATAGTGTAGCCTATGGGTCAAATACTCACAGTatgtatatttttcatttgctacaacgaagagataatataGCTTATGGGTTGAATACTcatagtttatatattttttgtttgctgCAACAAAGAGATAATGCAACCTAGGAGTTAAATGCCTTAGTTCTATAATTACTGTTTGCCACAACGAACGTTAATTTGTATTGAGGTAGTTCTTTATGTGTGAACTACTATGAGAAGATTGTCATACGTAATTTCatagaaaattttattcttgatagtgatttttttttgtattccaTGGATTTCCCAAGAGATTTTACAAAGCGGGTTGGGTTGCATTTCACTGTTATTAAAGTGTCATCTTaaccttttatttaaatgtaaaaactCGTGTCATGTTTTCTTTCTCCTTCCAATCCACTTTGTTTATTATGCTCTTATTGAGTCTTTGTGATTTACCCTATTCTTTTCTTTCCCCTCAAATTAACATGTAGTTGAGTAGCAGACTTCCTAAGATTTGTTAATCTATCCAAGAATTTGTTCGTCTTTTTGGTAGGCCTTTATTGGTTGTGATGGAGAGTATATTTTGATAACTCCATTATGATGCAACTATAAGGATATGAATATAGATCAGGGCAATCTCTTTATTGTCAGTTGCAGGCAAATCCTGATATGTTAATTATGTAATTATGATGTTTTGTGAAGTTATGATGGTATGTGTGAACTATGTGATTCCTAGTTGTAGTATTAATATATGTTTATGTCTCAGGATAGTATTATCCTTAGGCTGGTCAAGCTAGGTGAACCATAGTTTGTGTGTCAGACACGATCTTAGGATGGGTTGTGACATGACCTCTTTTACTTCTTCCTTCGAGAATGgggcattaaaaaaataatctctcATCCTCTAAAAGTTGTTTGAAGCTCACATGATCGAAATTTGTTCTTATTATGGGATCCTCttgaaaaagttttttgaaatgtttgataACCCCTTCATTAACTCCTTTAACATCCTCTTTCTATCCCTGGTGTGGCTTTATAGCAATAAGTTGATTGATTTTGATCCTGTGTCTTACACAGGCATGAAAATACTTGGTGTTGATGTCCCCCTTCTCTTGCCCATCTAATCCTTGACTTTtgcatcagcatactctcctttaTCCTCTCCTCTTTCCAGACGTTAATATGAGCCACATTAACCACATTGGACTTTGAGCCACATTAGCCACATTTTCTTCCATCAGCTCCATATCCAAAGCTTGTAATTCATATGCTCTGTTTTGAATGTGCAAATCTACTTCCCCAAACACCTCTACACTCcattttttaagtattaatCTTAAATTCTCACCTTTTCTCTTACTTCAAGCAAATGCCATCCCCTAGATACATTATGACCCCATGCTTTCGTCACAATCCTTCTGAAGTTTGGGTGTTTCATCCAACAATTGAAAAATCTAAAAGGCTTTAGGCCTAGTCATGTCCTTCATCTTTGAGAATAACATAACTATGATCTGATATATACCTCAGCCCTATCCATGGAGAAGAAATTTTCCAGTGCAACAACAAATCACTCGAGAGTAGAAACCTGTCTATGCGACTCATGCACTCATCATTTGGGCTGatcaatgaaaattttatacCAAGTGCTGGAATATCCACCACTCTATCTACTTGATAAAGTGTTCAAAGAGTTCCATTTCACTTGTGCTATGGTAAGATGATCTCCCCCTTTTATCCCTCCTATCTCGGATTGCATTGAAATAGCCCTCAATGCACTAGTATTTATAACAAATCCCCCAATTGATCCCATAATGCCTTTTTCCTCAATCCACACTCCAAGTTCAGCATCATTATCATGATAAAATCGACTCGATCGAGTCAATGAGTCAGTAGTCGAACCAGTGAATCACTTATTAAACTGATTGACTCgatatatgtttaaaaaaatatagctaataaaatataatcaatccACACTCCAAGTTTAACATCATTATCATGATAAAGTAAAGAAAAGTTGAaggaaaattaaataactacgatttacataataatttattattataaattactttCTCAAGCATTATGATTAATTACCAAGAAAAATCTTATTATCTTTCCTAACTAAGTATAAAAGTTGTTGGAGGATCATGAATAAGTCTAGTGAAGAtgcataaaatacataaataattaaccTTCCTTTAGTCCCAATGTCAATCTCTAGAAGGGAGCAATGAATAATTAACCTGACCCAGTTAGATCGGGTGTCCTCAGGCCCAACACCTTTGGACTCTGTTTGGGCCATAAAAGGAATCAGGCCTAAAGAGAAGTCAACACCTTCCCCTTCCTTTGAATCGCGCAAAACCCTTACCTCACTTATCTCGTTTTGCAGGGATGACTACCTCTCAGATTTAACCATATTTTGCGAAAACATTATACATCTCTTGCCACAAAATTGTCGGGAAAGCTGGTGAAGATAAGAGTAGAATGATCCGAGTTCTGTGTCTGTTTGTTCCCATGCATGATATTAATTGTTGGAGTCTTTATGTACGAGAAAAGTTTGctttaaatattaacaaaagtaattaatatcatcttaaattttaaatgtaaatagataaataaaaccataatctttcttaaaaaaagacatttaaaaagaaatgaaaagtgaATTTAAAACTTGATTGACCGATTTAATtgccaatatttttttaataaaatgcaaTTTAGTCATTAATCAATAAAGCACATACAATAATTCTTAAGAGAAAGAAActatttaacaaaatacaatttattCATTAATGAATAAAGAACATACAGTAATTCTCTAGAGAAAGGACACACGTTCGTACTTCTAGCCACCTAAATAAGGGAATATCAAATTATAGTAAAATTTCAAGCGGTTAAGCCTTTGTTTAATGTACATAAGTTTAcgtgttacttttttttttcaacaaagacATTAATGCAGAGTATATCTATCTTTgatgattattaatttatattgaaaatatggttgaactatttttattgaattatcCACTCTCAAGGTGTTATTTTGTTTGAATCTAAAACTTTGTTTAAAGTTCGTAATGCCTATTTGTAAATGAGATAAAggttaaatgattaatttagaaaaattaaaatttaagatgtttactttttaaaaagataaaattagagaggaatgcaaattttttctcttttttttattattatattattggtaCATTAAGAGATGGTTAACTCTGGGAACCCACTCATCcaaattttagtaaaaataaacactttaaagttaattttatcacatacaaatgatttaattaattttttatctttaactttctaatttttgatgaattttatccataataaattaatttgatacatTTATTCTGACTTCTAAGAAACTTGTAAATTTAATCTGTGTTAATTTATTGATAACATAATtagacttttttattttcaactttttttttgttgaattttactcctaattttttttagtaaattttatccAAATTTTTGTGCTtattaattgataaatgataGTGATTAAATTCACAAATTTCATAAGAATTGgggtgaaaaatataattaagcatatatatatatatatatatatatatataaatatttaaaataaactaaaattcaaatttccgtTTTCCAAAACTTTCCATAATTTCTGAAGACTGCTCCTAAGTAACATGATCCCAGTGTGAGCTGTGATCATGGGATTATTATGATGATGGTACTTTTTTCAggatagaaaacaaaattaaaattcctcTGAAAACTTTAAAAGCAAAAGGAAATTTGAGAGGTGCGTGTTGTgcaagtttatttatttatttttttgcggTTAAAGCACTCATACGGACAGTGTTAGTTCGTTCACctgttatttcttcttcttcttcttctcattgcCAAATTTCAAGACCAAAAAAATTAGCAGAGAAAAACTGTGATTTCTTTCTACTCCACATTTCTAGCttcttcgttttttttttttctgtactCTAAAATCTTTTAGTTCACTTTGTATTTTTGTAAACGTTTTAACATTGTGGTTTCTCTGAACTAGAAAAGTATGGAAGAAAGGAATCATAGTGTGAAATGAGGGTTTTAGAGGTTTTCTATTTTGGAGAGTAAATCCATGTGCTATGCTTGAGAGCATGAATGTGGAAAGTAATAGGTGGTAATTgggtttaatttttacttttattttacatttgatgatgattttttattttttattgttggtaTTTTGTTCCCTTGTTTAATGTACATTCTTTACCTCTGTTTGTGGTTGCTTTAACTCCTCTCTCATTTTGTACTCCTtttgttcttctatttttttactcACTTTAGTGTTTTGATGTTGGTTTAGGTCCACATGTTTAACTCATATGTGTACTGCACTAGAATTAAAATTGTACTGCACCTTGCTGATTCTCTACAGCTACAGAATCCTTGACAATTTGTTGGTAAATTAAGAAATGGCTAACATGATTGAAATTAACTTTAAAGCGATGGACTACTAAATCCTTGACAATTGGAAAGTGATGGACTACTAAAACTTATATGTTTCCTATTACACACATTTTCTAGACATAGCTTTGGACATCTAATGGCATCATCAGATGAAGAAGGTGAAATTATCCCAGATCTTGTTGATAGTTATtggtttgaaaatgaaaaggaagagtTTGTGTCACTTTCTAGTTTGACATTACTGTGGAGCATTAGTGAGACCGTATGTGGCTTGAAAGCACAAGTATTTTTGCGTGGCACCACTGATGATGACGGTCTCCAGacaattcacaaacaaataatcGGATGGAGATTTGAACTTCCCTCTGGGAAGCCTGAGATTTCAGTGCTTTCAAAGGACAAAAGCTGGATAACTCTCCAAAGACCAAGAAAGTGTTTTGAGAGTACAATTAAGGCAATCTTGGTCACAGTATATTGTTTACATTTTGTGAAATGGAATCCAGAGGAATCTCAAATATGTATTTGGGTCAAAATGCTGAAGGCCTTTAGGTGTGCATTTTCTTTTGTCCTTTTCAGATTTCTGATCTGCCATACTCCATTCAATTCATTAATGAAATGCCTGTCTTGCAGCTCATTTGATATTGTGCCATCCGAGAATGATCTTCTTAGTAATGTGACATTGATTAGAGAAGCTGTTGAAAGGGATAAAGATTTAACAAAATCCAAGGTTCAAAGTCCTGCGTTATTTTCATTAGAATTAGAATACGTTTTAGTTAATACATTTATctgatatatatgtatatatgtactTGCTGTCTGTAAAAACTATGTAGTTGATAGAAGCAACTCATAAATCactccatatttcttttttctagtTATTTGAACCAttaattgagattttttgttttattgtttgaaaATCTAACTACTATGCTATTTGTCATTGTTGGTGGCAATACCTGCACCAGATGCACAATATATTTGATGATACCAATaaactttgatttcctttgtgtaaaggcataaaaaaaaaggttatttgAGGTGTTGTGCTGCCAGCTTCACTCCTTCGATTTTGTACAAtccttggttttgtttatatgcTTGACCTTCTAAccacatgaatatgaatgatTTACCATCTACTTCATTTATGTGCTAAACTACTGTGCTGAATTCCATCTTTTACAACTTACTTGTGGAGCTATGTCCATTATGAATTACGAAGTAAATTATTCACTGTTTAACCTGCACCAAGCATCTCCGAATTCTTGGTAATTGACATTTTTCtccaaaattttgtttattttaatggaCAGTATCTGCTTGATTTCATGGAAAGGGCATGTTCAAATGAAGGCTTCCATGAGTCCAGTGTAAACTGTtaccttttatcttttttatctttatatgatCTTTGAAGTTCTTTCTTGTTCAATGTTAAGTTGATTAATTAGCAGAATGTTCTTCCTACAAAGAAATCAAAGTTTATTGTGGACTCCGAGGATGAGGAGAATGACCAATCTGATGTTCTAACTACAAAGAAATCAAAGTTTATTGTGGACTTTGAGGATGGGGAGAATGACCAATCTGATGTTCTTCCTACAAAGAAATCTAAGTTTATTGTGGACTCCAAGGATGAGGAGAACGACCAATCTGATGTTCATCCTACGAAGAAATCTAAGTTTATTGTGGACTCCGAGGATGAGGAGAATGACCAATCTGATGTTCTTCCTACAAAGAAATCAAAGTTTATTGGGGACTTTGAGGATGAGAAGAATGGCCAATCTGATGTTTTTCCTACAAAGGAATCAAAGTTTATTGTGGACTCAGAGGATGAGGAGAATGACCAATCTGATGGTGAACTCGATCCCGATGGAGAGCAAAATATTGGATATGATACTGTTTGTGCAATATGTGATAATGGTGGTGAAATACTTCCGTATGTCTTTATCATATAACCATAAAAGAGACTCACTTATTAATAATTAGCCTtgtcaaatttttaattgaatatgttttttttaatgatcaGTTGTGAAGGAAGATGTCTGAGATCCTTTCATGCAACCAAAGAGGCTGGTATAGATGCAGTTTGTGAATCTCTTGGCTACACTAGTGCTCAAGTTAAGGTAAGCACTGTGTTTCCCGTCTTCTGTTACTATGTTTGGACTATAtgggaaaagaaaggaaagaaaacagtAGGATGGAAGTAATGTTTGCTTCTTGTTtggaagtatttttttaaataaaaatataaaaaaaataaggaagggAAGGGGAATAAAAGTGAGACAATTCTCCCCTCTTGCCTCTTACAGAATAAATTCTTTTGCTCTCCTATTTGGAATAGAAGTGAGCAGAAATAGATTATCCTCTGAAAATAATTGCCAATGAGaatgagtattttttattgGCACATTCAAACACGGTGATGTTGGaatatctttctttttcttccgttTTCCTCACATTTTGTTTTCCTCCAGTCTCCTTcctatttcataataaattccCAAGCTCAATGTCAGCATTATTTTTCATAACTTCCAACTGTGGCTTGATAGAACCAAATCATAACTTTGCAGGCCTTTCCAAACTTTTACTGtcaaaattgtaaatataagCTGCACCAGTGCTTTGCATGTGGCAAACTGGGTTCATCTGATGTATCATCTAAAGCAGAGGTATATTTCAGATACACTTTAGCTTTCGTGTACTATTTATCTCATCTTTCTTTTCCTCAGGTAAAATTTCATATGAATAACATCCAAAAGATGCATGTCATTAGTTATTCTTACccacatgttttctttttctgattTGTTAGTGTCCGGAAGATATTCGTCTTTATTTTGTGCAAATGTATGGTATTTTAAGTGTTTATAAACCTTTGTTTCATTGGTTTTCTAGCCTTCCAATATTGGAACAATGTGATGTATATTAACTGAAATTAAATGACTTCTCTCCATATTCCACTATTGTTGAATGATTAGTCTCCCACTTGATCATATGGATTAACGAACCACTTGAATTCATAAATCAGGGGGGAGAATGCTATTGGGTTCTTGGTACCACAGAACGCACTAGACATGCACATGCTCGTGTAAATTTATGATGATCCCACGACCCAATACGAACATGTGAAATCACAAATTCATGATATCTTACATTTTACTTTTGCCtatcaatatttttcattatatttgtaCTAGCCTGTCTAGCCAATGATATCCTATGAActtgttaatatgttttttaggttattttttttcttttgttgtctggagtacaattttgttttaaatgttgaaattaatttgCTTGCTTCTTTCCTTATAGATTTGTAAAATGCACAAAATTTTCATTGTTTGTTTCTTCTTAGGTATTTCCTTGTGTTACTGCAAATTGTGGTCACTACTACCATCCTGAATGTGTTGCAAGACTTCTCTCCCCTAGCATTGACACTGAACAAGaggaaatgagaaagaaagttGCCATGGGAAAAGCATTTGTCTGTCCTCTTCATATATGTTCTTTATGTAAAAaaggtgaaaataaaaattttcatgaTTTGCAATTCGCAATATGTAGACGCTGCCCTAAAGCTTACCACAGAAAATGCTTACCCAGGtaggtttttccttttcatttcttttctttttaattaattatttatggttACAGCCTTACAGGTATTCATCTCAACAgtgttatgttttatttgatgaaatgaaaacCCTCTATATGATGCTTCTTTGTGCATGCTCATGCTGCTTCTACATGTCTCATTGTTTCTATTGCTTTCTTCAGGGAAATTTCCTTCGTATTTGATAATGATAAGAGCATTGAGCAGAGGGCTTGGGATGGTCTACTTGACCATCAAATTTTGATATATTGCCTGTAAGTTATTAGTGTTTaaataattagatattaaaactGTGTTTGGATTGTAGATGTCTCCTTACTATATATGATAGGAACTTGGAATTAGATAGAAATAAGGAAAACCAAGCTCCTTGCAAGCACAGGTAGCCTCTATTGAAACTGATATCAGAAACAAAATgcaggaagaaaagaaaaaataacaaggGAAATTCTGCAGGTGCGCAGAATACCCTGCCCCTCCTAAAATCTCTCCAACTTGCTATATCTTTCCAACACCCACCATATCCTTCCCATCCATTTTTTCTCACTCATCACGTAGAGAATGTTACAGACCTTTGCAGTCTATATTTCTCACCTGTCTGTTACTCAGATTATCCTTAATGTAGCACTCATATGAGGCCTAACACTTGTTTTCAACCCATTGTTGCTCAGGGATCATGTGATAGTTAGGGAACTCGGGACTCCTGCTAGAGACCATCTGGTATTTCCTGATGTGAAAGTCAGAAAGAAGGTATTGAATTACAAATTATTAGGCAATGGAAAAAATACTCTAAATTTGGGGCAAAGTTTTGAAGATCTTCATCCTAAGAAAACATTGGTACCAAACCTTGTCACAAAGCGAAGTGTTAGCATCCAAGATGGTGATTCTGCCAAAGATATGGAGAAAATATGTTTAAAGAAAGATAAATGTTTCTCAAGTGGATCAGTCAAGTTTGATAGGGATAGAAAATATTTGAAGGTTAAAAATCTGTCTGTGTTAAATAGTTCCTTACAAAGGCCTGCAAAAAAGTTGCCTTTGAAAATTGCTAACTTGTCCTGTAATTCAAGATTACGTGAAGATAAATCTTTGCAGAAAAAAATGGTTGATGGAAGTATTGGAAAAACAGGCATAGAGAAGCctctaaaaaaaatccaaacttcACTTGACGCTAACAACGCTGAAATGGAAAATAGGTACTTTATGTGCAATGTCATatgttttgtgttttttcttggattaaatgattaattaaagaaaaaagattaatttttaagttCAGGTGTTTACATTTGTCTTTCACTGCCTATGCAGTATTTTGTCTTTAATGAAAGATACCATGTCTACATTTAATGAGGAAGAATTCAAAAAGAACCATCAAGCCTTCTCTACAACTTCTGGTTTCACCGAACCTGTATCTCATCATAAGAACCTTACTCAAGGAAAAGTAGAAGGTTCAGTTAAGGTTTGTCTTATTTTCCCTCTTGGATGTTGATGTCAGTTGGTGCAACTAGAATCTGAgcattttaagtttaaatagcCAATTACCTATTATTCTTCTAGTTAAAGGATCTCTGGCTTCTTGCAGGCTATTCAAACAGCTTTGCAGAGGTTAGAAGAAGGTGGTAgtattgaagaagcaaaagctaTTTGTGATCCAGGGGTCCTCCATCAGCTTTTTATTTGGCAGGTTGAAATACCTTTTCACTGTTCTTGTTAAAGATGTTGCATAAAATCCTTCACGTGTCTTCATCTaacacttaaattttttatcatgaaCCAATTGTCCCAAAAAACTTATATTACATCTCTAACATGTGCCTTCTCTTGCTAGAGCAGTCTGGTCTTAAAGCGTGCTCATTACACATGTTGATAGGGACAGACAATAGtcaattataaatattacaCAGTTGAAGTTGTAGGGGTAGGGAATTAGCTTaaataggagaaggtagaagaaTGGGCTTTCTGGCTGCTATCATTTGGGAAATGAGCATTGTTAGCTCTAGTGTAGAATGTGGAAACCCTTGGAACGAGAattctctttattctttttaattcaataaacacTGCAGAAgtattctttctcttttcttcataGTTTTAAAAACCAGACTGACCGATTCGATTGGTATGGTCTGGAACCAGTTTAGTGACCAGTCTGGTCACTCCAAAAACCAGCTCATCTCAGAACCTGTGAGAACTGGTCTAAAACAGGTGCAGAAAGCTGGTTTAAagctttttttaaatcatttttttaatatatgcattttaaaacatttttaagataaataaaaacacatttaagGATTACACATAGGtatatattgtttttctaattattattaatttttaatttataaaacatttaatttagctatttatattgattttattttttatatcttgatttattataattttaaatcattttattacttattataaattttaaaaatataaatttaattactacTGATTCAACCACGGTTCAATTGCGGTTGAACCAATAAAATGTGAACCAGTCCTTTCACATTCGATTACCTGCCTggttttaaaacattgtttgtctctcatttttctcataTCTCTTTCTGAAAACAGATTTTGTTTGAATTCCTAACACAAGTCTACCTACCTCATGCTGAAATTCAACTTTTCGTTAGAAGAATGGAGCGGCAAGGATCAATCTTCTTTAGACTAGTCAGAGAGACTCTAATAACATGTTATGAACCATCCATCCTCAATGCTTAAGTTGCTGGGGGAATACATGAATGATTTTATAGATAACTACTAAAGCATAACTTTTAATTTCACTTTTACTGAGCTTGACTGTAAATTAATGCAAACAGCAACTAGTAGTCTTGTTGGGTTGGGTTTGTGCTTGTTGTAAACTGTTAATAAACTAGTATGTGACCTAGAtggtttttaatataaataggtGTTAGCGTTTTGTCGTATCATGCACACATTCAGAGTAGACTCTCCTGTCTCTCCTCTTCACCCTTTCCTTGTAATTTCAACAATATTTGTGAG harbors:
- the LOC114406464 gene encoding protein ENHANCED DOWNY MILDEW 2-like isoform X1; this translates as MASSDEEGEIIPDLVDSYWFENEKEEFVSLSSLTLLWSISETVCGLKAQVFLRGTTDDDGLQTIHKQIIGWRFELPSGKPEISVLSKDKSWITLQRPRKCFESTIKAILVTVYCLHFVKWNPEESQICIWVKMLKAFSSFDIVPSENDLLSNVTLIREAVERDKDLTKSKYLLDFMERACSNEGFHESSNVLPTKKSKFIVDSEDEENDQSDVLTTKKSKFIVDFEDGENDQSDVLPTKKSKFIVDSKDEENDQSDVHPTKKSKFIVDSEDEENDQSDVLPTKKSKFIGDFEDEKNGQSDVFPTKESKFIVDSEDEENDQSDGELDPDGEQNIGYDTVCAICDNGGEILPCEGRCLRSFHATKEAGIDAVCESLGYTSAQVKAFPNFYCQNCKYKLHQCFACGKLGSSDVSSKAEVFPCVTANCGHYYHPECVARLLSPSIDTEQEEMRKKVAMGKAFVCPLHICSLCKKGENKNFHDLQFAICRRCPKAYHRKCLPREISFVFDNDKSIEQRAWDGLLDHQILIYCLDHVIVRELGTPARDHLVFPDVKVRKKVLNYKLLGNGKNTLNLGQSFEDLHPKKTLVPNLVTKRSVSIQDGDSAKDMEKICLKKDKCFSSGSVKFDRDRKYLKVKNLSVLNSSLQRPAKKLPLKIANLSCNSRLREDKSLQKKMVDGSIGKTGIEKPLKKIQTSLDANNAEMENSILSLMKDTMSTFNEEEFKKNHQAFSTTSGFTEPVSHHKNLTQGKVEGSVKAIQTALQRLEEGGSIEEAKAICDPGVLHQLFIWQKQLKVYLSPFLHGMRYTSFGRHFTKIDKLKEVANRLHWYVQNGDTVLDFCCGSNDFSRLMKSKLEEMGKSCSFKNYDLFQPKNDFNFEKRDWMSVNAEELPNGSQLIIGLNPPFGVKGSLANKFINKALTFKPKLLILIVPKVTKRLDRKKEGYDLIWEDDEMLSGKSFYLPGSVDTRDKQLEDWNLKPPPLYLWSRPDWTTKHREIAQKHCHIKEEYDVHVNGKEVKNYLMEENHECYQNCRGLHVPGNVLSIFDGIPNDNGANAPEEGATSNASVW
- the LOC114406464 gene encoding protein ENHANCED DOWNY MILDEW 2-like isoform X2, encoding MASSDEEGEIIPDLVDSYWFENEKEEFVSLSSLTLLWSISETVCGLKAQVFLRGTTDDDGLQTIHKQIIGWRFELPSGKPEISVLSKDKSWITLQRPRKCFESTIKAILVTVYCLHFVKWNPEESQICIWVKMLKAFSSFDIVPSENDLLSNVTLIREAVERDKDLTKSKYLLDFMERACSNEGFHESSKSKFIVDSEDEENDQSDVLTTKKSKFIVDFEDGENDQSDVLPTKKSKFIVDSKDEENDQSDVHPTKKSKFIVDSEDEENDQSDVLPTKKSKFIGDFEDEKNGQSDVFPTKESKFIVDSEDEENDQSDGELDPDGEQNIGYDTVCAICDNGGEILPCEGRCLRSFHATKEAGIDAVCESLGYTSAQVKAFPNFYCQNCKYKLHQCFACGKLGSSDVSSKAEVFPCVTANCGHYYHPECVARLLSPSIDTEQEEMRKKVAMGKAFVCPLHICSLCKKGENKNFHDLQFAICRRCPKAYHRKCLPREISFVFDNDKSIEQRAWDGLLDHQILIYCLDHVIVRELGTPARDHLVFPDVKVRKKVLNYKLLGNGKNTLNLGQSFEDLHPKKTLVPNLVTKRSVSIQDGDSAKDMEKICLKKDKCFSSGSVKFDRDRKYLKVKNLSVLNSSLQRPAKKLPLKIANLSCNSRLREDKSLQKKMVDGSIGKTGIEKPLKKIQTSLDANNAEMENSILSLMKDTMSTFNEEEFKKNHQAFSTTSGFTEPVSHHKNLTQGKVEGSVKAIQTALQRLEEGGSIEEAKAICDPGVLHQLFIWQKQLKVYLSPFLHGMRYTSFGRHFTKIDKLKEVANRLHWYVQNGDTVLDFCCGSNDFSRLMKSKLEEMGKSCSFKNYDLFQPKNDFNFEKRDWMSVNAEELPNGSQLIIGLNPPFGVKGSLANKFINKALTFKPKLLILIVPKVTKRLDRKKEGYDLIWEDDEMLSGKSFYLPGSVDTRDKQLEDWNLKPPPLYLWSRPDWTTKHREIAQKHCHIKEEYDVHVNGKEVKNYLMEENHECYQNCRGLHVPGNVLSIFDGIPNDNGANAPEEGATSNASVW